CGTTTGCCATCCGAAATAAATAAGAGCGACCGCGGCCACAGCAATGATTGTTTTCGGATCAAAGAAGGATGGGTTGTCATTCTTTTGTTGCATCGATTTTCCCTCCAGGGACCGGATCGTAACCATAAGGCCCGCCCGGACGACATTTGCATACTCTTTTGGTGATTAACCACAGAGCTTTATGTGTGTGATGAGTTTTGATAGCTTCAACAGCGTAGGCAGAACAACTGGGTTCAAAGCGACAAGAACCACCCAAATGAGTAGTCCCCAAGGTTCGGTAAGCCGCTACGAAAAACATAAGAACAGTCTTAAATGTTTTTTCGTAGAACTTCCAAACCCCGATCCAAAGCTTTGACAAATTCCTCATGCGCGAGGCCTTTGTAAAAGTTGGCATCCATAGGTTTAAAGATGATGTTGATGTCGGCTTCAATAGTTTTTCCCGCTACTAGAGAAGCCCTAAAATATTCTCGCGCCCAACGTTTCAATTTGTTTCGAACAACAGCAGAGCCGATTTTACGACTTGCAGTTACTCCAAAACGCAACTGACCTACAGAGTTCTT
This region of Bdellovibrio sp. BCCA genomic DNA includes:
- the yidD gene encoding membrane protein insertion efficiency factor YidD; translated protein: MFFVAAYRTLGTTHLGGSCRFEPSCSAYAVEAIKTHHTHKALWLITKRVCKCRPGGPYGYDPVPGGKIDATKE
- the rnpA gene encoding ribonuclease P protein component, whose product is MENSSPHVIKRSSEFLSLKQTGKRYWPTKWLLLNYQKNSVGQLRFGVTASRKIGSAVVRNKLKRWAREYFRASLVAGKTIEADINIIFKPMDANFYKGLAHEEFVKALDRGLEVLRKNI